The following are from one region of the Gossypium hirsutum isolate 1008001.06 chromosome D03, Gossypium_hirsutum_v2.1, whole genome shotgun sequence genome:
- the LOC107950648 gene encoding LOW QUALITY PROTEIN: ABC transporter G family member 35 (The sequence of the model RefSeq protein was modified relative to this genomic sequence to represent the inferred CDS: inserted 2 bases in 1 codon) produces the protein MDDFERGRNPSKRTEHSSIARSLSRSSWTMEDVFSGSMQSRRSGAGDEDEEALKWAAIQRLPTYDRLRTSIMQSFVDHEIVGNKVEHRQVDVTKLDMNERQKFIDMLFKVAEEDNEKFLKKLRNRIDKVGITLPTVEVRYQQLTIEANCYTGSRALPSLPNVARNIAESALGMLGIKLAKTTNLTILNEVSGIIKPSRMTLLLGPPSSGKTTLLLALAGKLDQSLRVKGEVTYNGYRLNEFVPKKTSAYISQNDVHVGEMTVKETFDFSTRCQGVGTRYDLLSELARREKDAGIFPEADVDLFMKATAMEGVESSLITDYTLKLLGLDICKDIIVGDEMQRGISGGQKKRVTTGEMIVGPTKTLFMDEISTGLDSSTTYQIVKCLQQVVHLTEATILMSLLQPAPETFDLFDDIILLSQGQIVYQGPREHILDFFEACGFKCPKRKDTADFLQEVTSKKDQEQYWADRSKPYRYITVSEFANRFKRFHVGMRLDNELSIPFDKSKGHIAALAFQKYSVSKMELLKACWDKEWLLIKRNSFIYVFKTVQIIIMAVVASTVFLQTELNTRSEQDGAIYVGALLFAMIINMFNGFSELSVMITRLPVFYKQRDLLFHPAWTFTLPSFLLKVPISALESVVWMAVTYYTMGFAPEASRXKSYGSNPFSIVLIRAFLLLDQQLNNHSNLLQIFQALSVGVLIQQMASGLFRLIAGLCRTMIIANTGGALTLLLVFLLGGFMIPKREIPNWWEWAYWISPLTYSFNAITVNEMFAPRWMNKRASDNVTQLGVQILRNFDVPNDENWYWIGATALFGFAVLFNVLFTFALMYLNPLGKPQAVISEETAEKQEGIEGTKGEPRLRRPKSSKDSSPQSLSSAEALGKEIAMQRMSSGTNPNGMSRNESSLDAAIRVAPKRGMVLPFTPLAMSFDTVNYYVDMPLEMKAQGVAEGRLQLLRGVTSVFRPGVLTALMGVSGAGKTTLMDVLAGRKTGGYIEGDIRISGFPKVQETFARISGYCEQNDIHSPQVTVKESLIYSAFLRLPKEVSNEEKMIFVDEVIELVELDNLKDVIVGLPGVTGLSTEQRKRLTIAVELVANPSIIFMDEPTSGLDARAAAIVMRTVRNTVDTGRTVVCTIHQPSIDIFEAFDELLLLKIGGQVIYSGPLGKNSSKIIEYFESIPGTPKIKDKYNPATWMLEVSSLAAEVRLGIDFAKHYKSSSLYQRKKALVMELNTPPLGAKELYFASQYSQSTWGQFRSCFWKQWWTYWRSPDYNLVRYFFTLVAALMVGTIFWQVGTKRDTSSDLTMIIGAMYAAVFFVGINNCSTVQPIVAIERTVFYRERAAGMYSALPYALAQVLCEVPYILFQTTYYTLIVYAMVGFQWTAAKFFWFYFISFFSFLYFTYYGMMTVSITPNHQIAAILAAAFYAIFNLFSGFYIPRPRIPKWWIWYYWICPMAWTVYGLIVSQYGDIEATIKAPGFDPDPSVKSYIKDQYGYDSDFMGPVAGVLVGFAVFFAFMFACCIKKLNFQTR, from the exons GGTTGGTATTACACTACCAACAGTAGAAGTGAGGTATCAGCAGTTGACGATTGAAGCCAATTGCTACACTGGCAGCCGAGCTCTTCCTTCTCTTCCGAACGTTGCTAGAAACATTGCTGAATCAGCTCTTGGCATGCTTGGAATCAAACTTGCGAAAACAACAAATCTCACCATTCTTAATGAAGTCTCGGGGATCATTAAACCATCCAG gATGACACTCCTACTGGGGCCACCTTCTTCTGGGAAAACCACCCTTTTGCTGGCATTGGCTGGCAAGTTGGATCAAAGCTTAAGG GTTAAAGGAGAAGTAACATACAATGGATATAGACTGAATGAATTTGTTCCTAAAAAGACATCTGCATATATCAGCCAAAATGATGTTCATGTTGGAGAAATGACGGTGAAAGAGACCTTTGATTTCTCAACAAGATGTCAGGGTGTTGGGACTCGATATG atCTTTTAAGTGAGCTTGCTAGAAGAGAAAAAGATGCAGGAATTTTTCCGGAAGCTGATGTTGATCTTTTCATGAAG GCAACTGCCATGGAAGGAGTTGAAAGTAGCCTTATCACTGATTACACTCTCAAA CTTTTGGGGCTCGACATATGCAAGGATATTATTGTTGGGGATGAAATGCAGCGGGGAATTTCTGGTGGACAAAAGAAAAGAGTAACAACAG GGGAAATGATTGTTGGTCCAACCAAGACGCTATTCATGGATGAAATATCAACGGGTCTTGATAGTTCCACAACATACCAGATAGTGAAGTGTTTGCAGCAGGTTGTGCACTTAACTGaggccacaatcttgatgtcccTGCTCCAACCAGCTCCCGAGACTTTCGATTTGTTCGACGATATCATCCTCTTGTCCCAAGGCCAAATTGTTTATCAGGGTCCACGTGAGCATATTCTCGACTTCTTCGAGGCTTGTGGGTTCAAATGTCCTAAAAGGAAAGACACTGCTGACTTCTTACAAGAG GTTACTTCAAAGAAGGATCAAGAACAATACTGGGCAGATAGAAGCAAGCCATACAGATACATTACAGTGAGTGAGTTTGCAAACAGGTTCAAGCGATTCCATGTTGGAATGCGGCTCGATAACGAGCTCTCTATTCCTTTTGACAAGTCGAAAGGACACATAGCAGCATTGGCTTTCCAAAAGTACTCGGTCTCCAAAATGGAACTTCTTAAGGCTTGTTGGGACAAAGAATGGCTATTGATCAAGAGGAATTCATTCATTTACGTGTTCAAAACTGTCCAAATTATCATCATGGCAGTTGTTGCATCCACGGTGTTTCTGCAGACTGAATTGAACACTAGAAGCGAGCAAGATGGTGCAATCTATGTAGGTGCACTTCTATTTGCAATGATCATTAACATGTTTAATGGTTTCTCCGAACTCTCCGTGATGATCACTAGGCTTCCAGTGTTTTACAAGCAAAGGGACCTTTTATTCCATCCTGCTTGGACTTTCACTCTGCCCAGTTTCTTGCTCAAGGTCCCCATATCGGCTCTCGAATCTGTTGTTTGGATGGCTGTAACATATTACACTATGGGATTTGCACCAGAGGCCAGCAG TAAATCATATGGCAGCAACCCATTTTCCATTGTACTAATCCGAGCTTTTCTTTTACTTGACCAACAACTTAACAACCATTCAAACCTATTGCAGATTTTTCAAGCACTTTCTGTTGGTGTTTTGATACAACAAATGGCATCTGGGCTCTTTAGGCTCATCGCCGGATTATGCAGAACAATGATCATAGCTAACACTGGCGGGGCACTCACGCTTCTCCTTGTGTTCTTGTTGGGAGGCTTCATGATTCCAAAAC GTGAAATTCCAAATTGGTGGGAATGGGCTTACTGGATTTCACCATTGACTTATAGTTTCAATGCCATTACTGTGAATGAAATGTTTGCGCCGAGGTGGATGAACAAACGG GCTTCGGACAATGTCACACAGTTGGGGGTACAAATCCTTAGGAACTTTGATGTCCCAAATGATGAAAACTGGTACTGGATTGGCGCGACTGCTCTTTTCGGGTTCGCAGTGCTCTTTAACGTACTCTTCACCTTTGCCCTCATGTACCTAAACC CCCTTGGAAAGCCGCAAGCCGTAATTTCCGAGGAAACAGCAGAAAAACAGGAGGGTATTGAAGGTACTAAGGGAGAACCAAGGTTAAGGAGACCAAAATCGAGCAAAGATTCATCCCCTCAGTCACTCTCTTCTGCAGAAGCACTTGGAA AAGAAATAGCAATGCAAAGAATGAGCAGTGGGACCAATCCTAACGGAATGAGCCGGAATGAGTCTTCACTTGATGCTGCCATCAGAGTTGCTCCCAAGAGAGGAATGGTTCTTCCTTTCACTCCTCTTGCAATGTCCTTCGACACCGTCAATTACTatgtcgatatgccactg GAAATGAAGGCACAAGGAGTTGCCGAAGGCAGATTACAACTACTTCGAGGGGTAACCAGTGTGTTTAGGCCCGGAGTGTTGACTGCATTGATGGGAGTCAGTGGAGCCGGAAAGACAACATTGATGGATGTTTTAGCAGGAAGAAAAACCGGTGGATATATTGAGGGTGATATCAGAATATCCGGTTTCCCTAAGGTACAAGAGACCTTTGCCAGAATTTCTGGATACTGCGAACAAAATGATATTCACTCACCTCAAGTTACTGTCAAAGAATCTTTAATTTACTCGGCTTTCCTACGGCTACCGAAAGAAGTCAGCAATGAGGAAAAGATG ATTTTTGTGGATGAAGTTATCGAACTGGTCGAACTTGACAACCTTAAAGATGTTATAGTAGGGCTGCCAGGGGTCACCGGGTTGTCGACCGAACAAAGAAAGAGGTTGACAATTGCAGTAGAGCTTGTTGCTAATCCGTCAATCATTTTCATGGATGAACCAACATCCGGCCTAGATGCAAGGGCAGCAGCCATTGTCATGAGGACTGTCCGGAACACGGTGGATACCGGACGAACAGTTGTGTGCACTATTCATCAGCCTAGTATCGATATCTTCGAAGCCTTTGATGAATTACTACTATTGAAAATAGGAGGTCAGGTGATTTACTCCGGACCCTTGGGCAAAAATTCTAGCAAGATCATTGAATATTTTGAG TCCATTCCTGGAACCCCCAAAATTAAAGACAAGTACAATCCAGCTACTTGGATGCTAGAAGTGAGCTCCCTAGCTGCTGAAGTTCGACTCGGAATCGACTTTGCCAAACACTATAAATCATCATCTTTATATCA GAGAAAGAAGGCCTTAGTAATGGAGTTAAACACACCGCCCCTAGGAGCTAAAGAACTTTATTTCGCCTCTCAGTACTCACAATCCACATGGGGTCAATTCAGATCATGCTTTTGGAAACAATGGTGGACTTATTGGAGAAGTCCAGATTATAACCTTGTGAGATACTTCTTCACTTTAGTTGCGGCCCTCATGGTTGGCACTATATTCTGGCAGGTCGGCACTAAAAG GGATACGTCAAGTGATCTTACAATGATAATTGGGGCAATGTATGCCGCAGTCTTTTTTGTCGGCATTAACAACTGCTCAACGGTACAACCGATTGTAGCCATTGAAAGAACGGTGTTCTATCGTGAACGAGCAGCCGGGATGTACTCTGCATTACCATACGCCCTGGCACAG GTATTATGTGAAGTACCCTACATATTATTCCAAACAACATATTATACACTTATAGTGTATGCTATGGTGGGATTTCAATGGACAGCAGCAAAGTTCTTCTGGTTTTATTTCATCAGCTTCTTCTCCTTCCTTTACTTCACTTACTATGGAATGATGACCGTTTCGATCACACCCAACCATCAAATAGCAGCCATATTGGCCGCTGCGTTCTATGCAATCTTTAATCTTTTCTCTGGCTTCTATATTCCAAGACCG AGAATCCCCAAGTGGTGGATCTGGTATTACTGGATTTGCCCTATGGCATGGACCGTTTATGGACTCATAGTGTCTCAATATGGAGATATTGAAGCCACCATTAAAGCACCTGGTTTCGATCCAGACCCTTCTGTTAAATCATATATTAAAGATCAGTACGGCTATGATTCAGACTTCATGGGACCCGTTGCCGGAGTTTTGGTGGGGTTTGCAGTGTTCTTTGCCTTCATGTTTGCCTGCTGCATTAAGAAACTCAACTTCCAGACCAGATAA